DNA from Synechococcus sp. CBW1108:
GCCGGGGCCTACCCCGCGGCGTTGATCTACACAAAATGATGGACGTTTACCTCTCGTGCTGCAGCATCGAGATGAACGCCACGATGCTCTCGATAGCGGCGGCCACCCTGGCCAATGGCGGCGTCTGCCCGATAACCGGCCAGCAGGTGCTCAGCACAGATGTGGTCAAGAAAACCCTTTCGGTAATGCAGGCCTCGGGGCTCTACGACAATGCCGGCACTTTCACCCTGGAGGTGGGCCTGCCGGCCAAATCGGGGGTTGCAGGTGCAGTGATGGTGGTGGTCCCCAACCTGATGGGTTTTGCCACCTTCTCGCCGCGCCTCGATGCCTACGGCAACTCGGTGCGCGGGGTGAGCTTCTGCCAGCAGCTGGTGGATCGCTTCACGTTCCACATCTATGACAGCCTCTCTGGCGGCCGCAGCGGCTGCAAGCGCGACCCCCGCGCCTCCCAGCACAACCGCAAGCAGCGGGATCTCACCGATCTGCGCTGGGCCGCATCCCATGGCGACCGCTACGCCACCAAAGTGCGCGATCTGATGCTCAACTGCATGATGGCAATTACCCTCGCCGACGGCGAGATCGAGGCGCCGGAAATCGCCAGCATGGCCGAAGCCTACGCCGAGATCATGGGCGAGCGGCCAGATCCCCAAGAACTGCAGGCCCTGGCCGAAGCCACCCAGGCCCTGGGAGCCGAAGCCCCCTTCGATGCCCTGCTGGAGCGGCTGCGCCAAGAGCTGCCCCTGCTCGATGACAACGGCCGCGAGCTGATCCTGGAATCCGCCTTCCGGGTGGCCTGCGCCGACGGCGAAATCGAGCCAGAGGAAGACCTGCAACTGCGGGCGATTGCCCATGCGCTGGCAATCAATGAGGGGGTGCTGGAGCTGGAAATCGCCCGCTTCCAGAGACAGCTGACGCGTCCTTCCTGATCACGGGAACCCCACCACCAAGTGTGCCGTCCCGGAGATTTGCGAGCAAAGTCGCTGGAGCTTCTCCAGGATTGAGTCGGCGGTGGCGGTCCACTTGAACGGCACCTTGGTCTTGTCGTAGGCCGCCACGAACTGCTCGATCTTGTTGATCAGCTCTTTGACGCTCGAGAAGCTGCCGCGCCGAATCGCCTTCTGGGTGATGATCCCAAACCATCGCTCCACCTGGTTGAGCCAGGAGGCGTAGGTGGGGGTGTAGTGGACGTGGAAACGAGGCCGCTGCGCCAGCCAGGCCTTCACTTTGGTGTGCTTGTGAGTGCAGTAGTTGTCGACGATCAGGTGCAGATCGAGCTCCTTGGGCACCTCCTTGTCGATCCTTCGCAAGAAGCTGAGGAACTCCTGGTGCCGGTGCCTGGGCTTGCATTCGGCGATTACCGCACCGGTGGCCACATCCAGTGCGGCGAACAGGGTGGTGGTGCCGTGGCGGATGTAGTCATGCGTCACACCTTCCACGTAGCCCAGGCCCATGGGCAACAGCGGCTGAGTGCGGTCTAGGGCCTGGATCTGCGTCTTCTCATCAACGCAGAGCACGACAGCGTTCTCGGGTGGATTCAGGTACAGGCCAACGATGTCGCGGACCTTCTCAACAAAGAACGGATCGGTCGGCAATTTGAAATGCTTCTGCCGATGCGGCTGGACCGAGAAGGTCTGCAGCCAGCGGTGAACGGTGGTTTTTGAAATTCCTGTGGCGGCTGCCAGAGAACGCGCTGACCACTGGGTGCTGCCATCGGCGGGCTTGGTCTGCAGGGCCCGGTTGATCACCTCGGCCACCTTGTCGTCCTCGTAGGTGCGCGGCCGGCCGGGGCGGAGCTCGTCGTGCAGACCTTCCAAGCCCAGCTCCCGATATCGCTTGCGCCATTTGCCAACGGTCATTCCGGTCAGGCCCATCCGTCTGGCGATAGCGGTGTTGGTTTCACCAGCGCCACAGGCCAACACGATCTGGGCGCGCTGCACGATCGAATGCGGCAGGGATCGGGAATGGGCAAGGGCCTGCAACTGCTGAACTTCGTCCCCTGTGAGGACCAGCGGCGGCATCGGACGGCCGACGGCCATGGAAAGACCCCCCGGGAGACACTTCATGTTCTATCAGTTATTTGCGGGACTGAACACTAGGTGGACATCAGGTATTTGCGGACCAGGAAGGCATCAAAGTCCTTGGCACCGAGCTGATCGAGATGGTCCATCTCACTGGTGATCGTGGCTGCTTGTGTCACGGAAGCACCTCTAACTGCAGCAGCTTGGCGGCCTGGTTGAGGCGTCGGTCGAAACAGGCAAAGGTCAGCGGAAGGGCTAGATGCTCATGCAACCGATGGGCAGCTGCCAGCTGAACGCTGTCGTAGCCGCGAAGGCCAAAAGCCTCGGCAAATACACCAGCTTTTTCAACCAGCGGCTGGGTGACATCCGCGATCGCAAAGCCAGGCCAAGCCTGCTCAAACATGGATCGAGCCTGGTCGAATGCAGCCATCGACGCAGCCCAGGTGATCCTGCAGACCGCGATTCCTTCTGATGAAGAGCTTGCCTTGATCATGCTCTCGCTGCCCTGCTCGTCGATGAAGAGCTTTAGCAGGGCAGAGGTATCACAAAAAAGGATCACAGTTTCTAACAACGATCCTCGATCACGATGTCACTCATCAGTGGGCCACCATCGTTCAGCTTTACGGGTGGTGGAATCGCAGGATTCTTGCCATTCCAGCTGATCACGCCGGCATCAATCTGGGGAGAAGCCCATCACTGCTGGAGGAGAAGTGGAGCCGGCTGGCGGCATGGAGGTGAATAGAGGCAGAAACCAGACCGGGCTGATGCTCAGAGCACCTGCGCCCGGGCTTGAGACCTAAGCACCCGCAGGAGCTGGCGAACGACTGCGCCGTCAAGCCGGGGCAGCCCCGACCTCAGGTCGATTCAGACGGCCCAGTCCACCAGCTGCAGCCCCTCCACCCGGCTGAACTCACTGACGTTGTGGCTCACCACAGTGGCGCCGATGGCGAGAGCATGACAAGCGATCCAGAGGTCGTTGGCGTCGATCGGTGTGGCACGGCGCTTCAGTGCGGTGGCCTGAACGGCGTAGTGCTCGCAAATCCCCGGTCCCTGTGGATAGAGCACCGGCGCCAGCCGGCTCAGGGCTTCGAGATGCTGCAGGGTGGCCTCCCGCCGCTGGCTGCCCTCTGCGCCGCGCAGCAGCTCGGCCCAGGTGATGAACGACATGGCAATGGAGTCGTCATCGCCGAGGGCATCGATGCGCTGGGCTACCTGAGGCGGACGGTTCTTGCTCAGATAGATCACAGGGCTTCCCGTTCCTGCACCGGCAGCTTGTTTTGCTGCTCTTGCTCCAGTGCCTCCACAAAGTCAGCATCGAAGCTGCTGAGGGCCTGCAGCAGGGCCTGGCCCCGCTGGCTTGGACAGGGGTGAATGAGCAGATCGCCTTCTGGGGTGCGGCTGATCTGCACCCGATCGCTGCTGAGGCGAAACTCGGCGGGGATGCGCACAGCCTGGCTGTTGCCGTTCATAAACACGCGGCTGGGCAGCACATCCATGGGACCAGCCCTGGTGTGTGTACAGCTCAGTGTAGACATCTTGCGCCTGCTGTCTCAATGCCCCCAGGCGTAGCAGTGCCCAGCGGCTCTGAAGACCCCCAGCAGGGCGATGCCGATCACATCGCAGTCAATCCAGTCGTGGTGGCACTTCTGGTTGATCCGATCGGCGATCGTTGTTGCCTCCTCAGGGCGGTGGGATGGAGAAGCGTTTCCGGAAGCCCTGGGTTAGGCCTTCATCCTGGCCGGCAATAGACGCTCAGCAAGGACACACAACACCAAAGAGAAGCAGTCAACCAATTCCTGCAAGCGCTTAGCCGATCCATGGTGATCGGCTGGAAGCCAACCTGAGGAAGATCGGAGCGGCTACTTCTGTGCGGCAGCCAGGGACCGGAACCACTCAATCTCCTCGGCCATGTCGACGAGCTGCAGTGAACTCGGTTTGATAGGTAGCTCAGGCTGATGAATGCAGCAGAAATAACATCACAGCCACTCAGGCACTGCACTCCAGGCTTCAGCCATGCAGAACCGTTCCGTGATCGAGGGCTGCACGGATGATCGGATCCCCGCCCAAGTAGCGCTCGGCGATCTCATGGGGCCGCCGCACCAGCAGGTCGAGGGGGAAGCCCGCATGGCAAGACTTTCGAATTGCGCGGATCTGAGCCAGATGCCTTCCCTGGAATGGCACTACCACGAGGATGTCTGCATCTGAATCCCAGCGCCCCTCACCGCGGGCATGGGAACCGCCGGGTAGCCCCGGGGAACTTCCCCCCGAGGCCCCCACAGATCCGTACGTGACACTCTCGCGTCATACGGCTCCTGTCATCCAGCCACTGCCCGCTCACCGTGCCAATGGGCAAACAGGCCAGGGCGCTGTTGGCCAATCCGCGTCAGGAGCTCACGGCTGCGGCGATGCTTACGCCGCAGTCGTTGGTGCTTCTGCCGCAGCCAGGCGCTCAGCTCCTGATTTAGGTAGCTGAACAACTTGGCCCTCAGCTCCGTTGGATAGAACCTGCCGTAGTACTGGATCCAGCCCCGCAGGATCGGATTCAGTCGTCTGGCAAGCTCCTCCAACGGCAGATAGGTCTGTCGACGCAGATCAATCTGCCGGATCCTGTCCCGCATGCGCTTAAGCGCCTGCGGACTCACCGCCGGCAGGAAGCTCGTAAAGATCTCCCCATGCCGGTTCTTGGCCATACGCGGCCGGAAGCAATAGCCCAGAAACGTGAACTGAATCCGAGGAAACTGACCACGACGGCTGCTGTCCTTGCAATAGACCACCTGGGTCTTCTGCGGATGCAGCGTGAGCCCGCAGGATGCGAATCGCTCCTGCAAGGCCGCCATGAGCCGTTCGCACTCGGAGAGGCTGTGGCAGTGGCAGATCACATCGTCTGCATAGCGCTCAAACGGGATGTGCGGAAAACTCCACGCATCCAGGAGTCAAACGCATAATGCAGATACAGATTGGCAAGCAATGGACTGATGACACCACCCTGGGGCGTGCCACTGGTCCGTTCCTGGAGAGACCCATCCGGCAATTCCACCGGTGCCTCCAACCATCGCCGCAGATACAGCAGCACCCAGCGCTCGGAGGTATGAAACCGGAGGGCCCGCATCAGGAGGTCATGATCGATCGAGTCGAAAAACCCCTTGATATCGAGATCCACTACCCAGTCATACTTCCAACAGCGCTTACGGCAGCTCTCCAC
Protein-coding regions in this window:
- the glsA gene encoding glutaminase A; the encoded protein is MDRLRELFALVEVNGTTTAKAIQARIASSGICLDDFRLASTMAKLKALGERAIDFDCFAALVGEELLMLSRAFKRQLVIPDWQEFCTDIETVFKHVAPDRSGSNADYIPILRDADPEKWGVAICSVDGQRMGLGDVDVYHSIQSVSKPLTYAFGLAREGVEFINQFVGVEPSGRPFNSLELLPDQRPFNPCVNAGAIMMAGLVASGTPELDARQITQTIMDLWANLSGGIAPVRFSEETMLSERETADNNFAIAYLLRGGRGLPRGVDLHKMMDVYLSCCSIEMNATMLSIAAATLANGGVCPITGQQVLSTDVVKKTLSVMQASGLYDNAGTFTLEVGLPAKSGVAGAVMVVVPNLMGFATFSPRLDAYGNSVRGVSFCQQLVDRFTFHIYDSLSGGRSGCKRDPRASQHNRKQRDLTDLRWAASHGDRYATKVRDLMLNCMMAITLADGEIEAPEIASMAEAYAEIMGERPDPQELQALAEATQALGAEAPFDALLERLRQELPLLDDNGRELILESAFRVACADGEIEPEEDLQLRAIAHALAINEGVLELEIARFQRQLTRPS
- a CDS encoding IS630 family transposase, giving the protein MAVGRPMPPLVLTGDEVQQLQALAHSRSLPHSIVQRAQIVLACGAGETNTAIARRMGLTGMTVGKWRKRYRELGLEGLHDELRPGRPRTYEDDKVAEVINRALQTKPADGSTQWSARSLAAATGISKTTVHRWLQTFSVQPHRQKHFKLPTDPFFVEKVRDIVGLYLNPPENAVVLCVDEKTQIQALDRTQPLLPMGLGYVEGVTHDYIRHGTTTLFAALDVATGAVIAECKPRHRHQEFLSFLRRIDKEVPKELDLHLIVDNYCTHKHTKVKAWLAQRPRFHVHYTPTYASWLNQVERWFGIITQKAIRRGSFSSVKELINKIEQFVAAYDKTKVPFKWTATADSILEKLQRLCSQISGTAHLVVGFP
- a CDS encoding type II toxin-antitoxin system VapC family toxin; protein product: MLETVILFCDTSALLKLFIDEQGSESMIKASSSSEGIAVCRITWAASMAAFDQARSMFEQAWPGFAIADVTQPLVEKAGVFAEAFGLRGYDSVQLAAAHRLHEHLALPLTFACFDRRLNQAAKLLQLEVLP
- a CDS encoding type II toxin-antitoxin system VapC family toxin: MIYLSKNRPPQVAQRIDALGDDDSIAMSFITWAELLRGAEGSQRREATLQHLEALSRLAPVLYPQGPGICEHYAVQATALKRRATPIDANDLWIACHALAIGATVVSHNVSEFSRVEGLQLVDWAV
- a CDS encoding antitoxin, giving the protein MDVLPSRVFMNGNSQAVRIPAEFRLSSDRVQISRTPEGDLLIHPCPSQRGQALLQALSSFDADFVEALEQEQQNKLPVQEREAL
- a CDS encoding nucleotidyltransferase domain-containing protein gives rise to the protein MGASGGSSPGLPGGSHARGEGRWDSDADILVVVPFQGRHLAQIRAIRKSCHAGFPLDLLVRRPHEIAERYLGGDPIIRAALDHGTVLHG
- a CDS encoding group II intron maturase-specific domain-containing protein yields the protein MICHCHSLSECERLMAALQERFASCGLTLHPQKTQVVYCKDSSRRGQFPRIQFTFLGYCFRPRMAKNRHGEIFTSFLPAVSPQALKRMRDRIRQIDLRRQTYLPLEELARRLNPILRGWIQYYGRFYPTELRAKLFSYLNQELSAWLRQKHQRLRRKHRRSRELLTRIGQQRPGLFAHWHGERAVAG